The nucleotide sequence TGATGGGCAACCGGCACGATGCTGAAGACGTCGTTCAAGACGCCTTTCGATCGGTATGGGACAGCCGAGATCGATTCGACGCCACCAAAGGAGAGCGGGCCTGGCTGATCGCCATCTTACGTCGACGCGTTGTTGACCGATGGCGGCGAAAGAAGCAGCCGATGCCTCTTTCCGATCACGACGAAACCACGCCCGAGTTGGAAGCGCCGCAAGAGCCCGAACAAGGCTTCAGCGACGAGATGCAGGCCGCCCTGCAAAGCCTGTCGAGCGAACTTCGCGAGGCCATCTTGTTGGTGGTCGTGGGTGAACTGACCCA is from Bremerella sp. JC817 and encodes:
- a CDS encoding RNA polymerase sigma factor; translated protein: MALSAEQFHRLVDQHGPTLYRVAFRLMGNRHDAEDVVQDAFRSVWDSRDRFDATKGERAWLIAILRRRVVDRWRRKKQPMPLSDHDETTPELEAPQEPEQGFSDEMQAALQSLSSELREAILLVVVGELTHQEAADLLEVPLGTILSRVSRARKKLHQELSTRSPS